In Mytilus edulis chromosome 13, xbMytEdul2.2, whole genome shotgun sequence, a single window of DNA contains:
- the LOC139502109 gene encoding acetyl-coenzyme A transporter 1-like: protein MTTQRKHASKHTVEAINAESSESFPHMMISTHVDQPGQDSDKHDKHDKHRNDGLKGDYGNISLLMFLYILQGIPLGIGGSIPMLLTSRNVSYKDQAVFSFVFWPFSIKLLWAPLVDSLYFSWFGRRKTWLVPIQYLIGVFMLVLSWNIDQLLGTENGGGHVNIVYITVIFFMLNVLAATQDIAVDGWALTMLSRRNVGWASTCNSVGQTAGYFLGNVLFLALESADFCNKYLRSEPKETGLVTLASFLYFWGIVFFTTTTLVWIFKHESDDPDADSEQGIIDTYKQLIRVIQLPAVISYAVIILTAKVGFSAADSLTGLKLIESGMQKQTLALFAIPMIPIQIVLPLIISKFTAGPKPMDVFLRAMPFRLMLGLLYAFIVWLSSQVQETKGNFPTYFYALILGSYAIHQVALYSMFVSQMAFHAKISDPAIGGTYMTLLNTLANLGGNWPATVALWLVEGLTWKSCHGGPGQCASTAETEACTSAGGNCQTEIDGYYIESFLCVVIGIFWFLWRQKRVRQLDRLPLDAWKCS, encoded by the exons atgACTACTCAACGTAAACATGCTTCCAAACACACAGTGGAAGCAATCAATGCAGAATCATCAGAATCGTTTCCTCATATGATGATTTCAACACACGTTGATCAACCAGGACAAGACagtgataaacatgataaacatgataaacacagAAATGATGGACTAAAGGGAGACTATGGAAATATTTCTTTGTTGATGTTTCTATATATACTTCAGGGAATTCCCTTAGGAATAGGTGGGAGTATTCCAATGTTATTGACAAGTAGAAATGTCAGTTACAAAGACCAGGCTGTGTTCAGTTTTGTGTTCTGGCCATTCAGCATTAAATTGTTATGGGCACCTTTAGTGGATTCTTTATATTTTTCCTGGTTTGGACGGCGTAAGACATGGCTGGTGCCTATTCAATATCTAATCGGTGTATTTATGTTGGTTTTATCGTGGAATATTGATCAGTTGTTAGGGACAGAGAACGGAGGAGGACATGTGAACATTGTATATATAACTGTGATATTTTTTATGCTTAATGTTCTAGCAGCCACACAAGATATAGCAGTTGATGGCTGGGCTCTTACCATGTTGTCTAG gcgTAATGTGGGATGGGCTAGTACCTGTAACTCAGTAGGACAGACAGCTGGGTATTTTCTAggaaatgttctatttttagcattaGAGTCAgctgatttctgtaataaatatcTCAGATCTGAACCTAAAGAAACTGGTTTAGTCACATTAGCAA GTTTTTTGTATTTCTGGGGCATTGTATTTTTTACCACAACAACATTAGTGTGGATCTTCAAGCATGAGTCTGATGATCCTGATGCAGACAGCGAGCAGGGTATTATTGATACATACAAACAACTCATTCGTGTCATACAACTTCCTGCAGTTATATCATACGCTGTTATCATACTCACAGCTAAG gtTGGATTTTCTGCTGCAGATTCATTAACAGGACTGAAGCTGATAGAATCTGGTATGCAGAAACAGACTCTAGCCCTGTTTGCTATACCTATGATTCCAATACAGATAGTTTTACCATTAATAATTAGCAAGTTTACAGCTGGTCCTAAACCAATGGACGTATTTCTCAGGGCAATGCCATTTAG GTTAATGCTAGGGTTACTGTATGCATTTATTGTATGGCTGTCATCACAAGTACAGGAGACAAAGGGGAATTTCCCAACCTATTTTTATGCCCTCATATTGGGCAGTTATGCAATTCATCAA GTAGCATTATACAGTATGTTTGTGTCCCAGATGGCTTTCCATGCAAAAATAAGTGACCCTGCTATAGGAGGAACTTACATGACTCTATTAAATACACTGGCAAACCTTG GTGGTAATTGGCCAGCAACAGTAGCATTGTGGTTAGTAGAAGGACTAACATGGAAGTCATGTCATGGAGGTCCTGGTCAGTGTGCCTCTACAGCTGAAACTGAG GCTTGTACATCAGCAGGAGGAAACTGTCAAACAGAGATTGATGGATATTATATAGAATCATTCCTGTGTGTAGTGATAGGTATTTTCTGGTTTCTATGGCGACAGAAAAGAGTACGACAGTTAGACAGACTACCTCTTGATGCATGGAAATGTTCCTAG